A window of the Erpetoichthys calabaricus chromosome 10, fErpCal1.3, whole genome shotgun sequence genome harbors these coding sequences:
- the adnpb gene encoding activity-dependent neuroprotector homeobox b → MFQLPVNNLGSLRKARKTVKKVLSDIGLDYCREHLEDFKEFEPNDFYVKNTTWEDVGLWDPSLTKQQDYRSKPFCCSGCPFSSKFFSAYKSHFRNVHSEDFESRILLNCPYCTYNGNKKTLETHIKLFHAPQTNHMGRGSNASKDQSKVDGALKTKQADSVEQAVYYCKKCTYRDPLYNVVRKHIYREHFQHVASPYVVKTNEKSLNGAVSLNVNARDEGNIHCKRCLFMPKSYEALVQHVIEDHERIGYQVTAMIGHTNVVVPRSKPLMLLAPKPQDKNILGVTPKMSTIPANMRSLSSQQMMSRLAIPKPGLGSAGLMSNVHLKQNTYGLKNMSQGYNLTQQVRIPMPGNAQVSVPQQSPTVKQLLPGGSVRNTSSVTSQPRSQTPSRYNFASGNSPSTSLVSSAMKPTELPSRAQTTTALATSTKTVNSTNAGTSYTQKWKICTICNELFPENVYSAHFEKEHKAEKVPAVANYIMKIHNFTSKCLYCNRYLPSDTLLNHMLIHGLSCPHCRSTFNDVEKLVAHVRLAHPDEVMGPRTDSPLTFDLTLQQGNPKNIQLIVTTYNMRDAPEESVAFHAQNHAMIPQKLPHKMLDTPDMPVKSAHQAAVPYKKDVGKTLCPLCFSILKGPISDALAHHLRERHQVIQTVHPVEKKLTYKCIHCLGVYTSNMTASTITLHLVHCRGVGKAQNGQEKSSAPARVIHTQNITPLKRELEFTDPGLLKKRKLDNDHIASVPAEKPEEPVDLALDPKGHEDDSYEARKVFLTQYFSKRPYPSRREIEKLAASLWLWKSDIAAHFSAKRKKCVRDCERYKARVLLGFNMREVNKLKHDLDFDPEWFFESKEDDESRTSKTNTARSADSISRRLEESLASSRTEGNTRESKGRPGCFKQNFRSSTNAPTQKKAVAVSIQSSLRRNSTATNNTTQSKTLLKANQKLLKNGDEQSETVDAGSGSASEGEDTDVKCVRDATEESKVKGSEGESDQKAAAVSNEEQLKRKDNNEMEEEIEESPTEEDRSHLKDDSASEEETSEGKDGCELEEESEIKEEAPHSDSGPGSRHTSDIEDSTVEENKNKPLHTDSYQRKQALSLQEKSVFDIKKEFPKQEHSNDLEKGWSKQVPSLWKIASPENEESLSNPPLDWQNSTADSEGDDRVDSTLEQSIDSMSENSSEAVHSLIPGVGLSSQQA, encoded by the exons GACTTTAAGGAGTTTGAGCCAAATGATTTTTATGTCAAAAATACTACTTGGGAGGATGTCGGACTTTGGGACCCTTCattaacaaaacaacag gaTTATAGATCTAAGCCTTTTTGCTGCTCGGGCTGTCcattttcttcaaaatttttttCTGCTTACAAGAGTCACTTTCGCAATGTGCACAGTGAAGATTTTGAAAGTCGTATCTtgttaaattgtccctactgCACATACAATGGAAACAAGAAGACTTTGGAAACGCACATTAAGTTATTCCACGCTCCTCAAACCAACCATATGGGTAGAGGTTCTAATGCGTCAAAAGACCAATCTAAAGTTGATGGTGCCCTGAAGACAAAGCAAGCTGATAGTGTAGAGCAGGCCGTGTATTACTGTAAGAAGTGTACCTACAGAGATCCTCTTTACAATGTTGTCCGCAAGCATATCTATAGGGAACATTTTCAACATGTGGCATCACCTTATGTTGTCAAGACAAATGAAAAATCTTTGAATGGAGCTGTTTCGCTGAATGTAAATGCACGTGATGAAGGAAACATACACTGCAAAAGATGCTTGTTCATGCCCAAGTCTTATGAGGCTTTAGTCCAACATGTTATTGAAGATCATGAACGAATAGGTTACCAGGTGACTGCAATGATAGGGCATACCAATGTAGTAGTACCAAGATCTAAGCCTCTGATGCTGTTGGCACCCAAACCACAAGATAAGAATATTTTAGGTGTAACTCCAAAAATGTCAACAATTCCTGCTAATATGAGGTCACTTTCATCACAACAGATGATGAGTCGGCTAGCCATACCAAAACCAGGTTTAGGTTCTGCAGGGCTTATGTCCAATGTTCATTTAAAGCAAAACACCTACGGGTTAAAAAACATGTCACAGGGTTACAATCTGACACAGCAAGTGAGAATCCCAATGCCAGGAAATGCACAAGTATCAGTTCCACAGCAATCTCCTACTGTAAAGCAGCTTTTACCAGGTGGCAGCGTACGAAATACCAGCTCTGTTACATCCCAGCCTCGCAGTCAGACTCCATCAAGGTATAATTTCGCATCGGGGAATTCACCTAGCACTAGTTTAGTGTCTTCAGCAATGAAACCAACAGAGCTGCCCTCAAGAGCCCAGACCACGACTGCTTTAGCTACATCTACCAAAACAGTGAATTCAACTAATGCTGGCACATCTTATACGCAAAAGTGGAAAATCTGTACAATCTGTAATGAGCTCTTCCCAGAAAATGTTTACAGTGCACATtttgaaaaagaacacaaagctgaaAAAGTCCCAGCTGTGGCTAATTATATCATGAAGATACATAACTTTACAAGCAAGTGTCTGTATTGCAATCGTTACCTTCCTAGTGACACACTGTTAAATCATATGCTCATCCATGGATTGTCTTGTCCACATTGTCGGTCAACTTTTAATGATGTAGAGAAGTTGGTAGCGCATGTCCGTCTGGCTCACCCAGATGAAGTGATGGGTCCAAGAACCGACTCCCCTCTGACTTTTGATCTAACCTTACAGCAAGGTAATCCCAAAAATATCCAGCTGATTGTGACTACTTACAACATGCGTGATGCTCCAGAAGAGTCTGTTGCTTTTCACGCACAAAACCATGCAATGATTCCTCAAAAACTGCCACATAAAATGCTGGATACTCCAGATATGCCCGTAAAAAGTGCACATCAAGCCGCTGTCCCATACAAAAAGGATGTAGGGAAAACCCTCTGTCCtttgtgtttttcaattttgAAAGGCCCCATTTCAGATGCGTTAGCTCATCATTTAAGAGAAAGACACCAGGTAATTCAAACAGTCCATCCAGTGGAGAAGAAACTTACATATAAGTGCATTCACTGTTTGGGAGTATACACAAGTAACATGACTGCATCTACCATTACTTTGCACCTTGTTCACTGTCGAGGTGTTGGGAAAGCACAAAATGGACAAGAGAAGAGCAGTGCACCAGCCAGAGTTATACATACGCAAAACATTACACCTCTTAAGCGAGAGCTTGAATTCACTGATCCGGGTCTTTTAAAAAAACGGAAATTGGACAATGATCACATTGCATCTGTGCCTGCTGAAAAACCAGAAGAGCCAGTTGACTTAGCCCTAGATCCCAAGGGTCATGAAGATGACTCCTATGAGGCTAGAAAAGTGTTCTTGACACAGTACTTCAGTAAAAGGCCATATCCTTCCAGGAGAGAAATTGAAAAGCTTGCAGCAAGCTTGTGGTTGTGGAAATCTGATATTGCTGCTCATTTTAGTGCAAAAAGAAAGAAGTGTGTTCGAGACTGTGAGAGGTACAAGGCTAGAGTCCTTTTGGGGTTCAACATGAGAGAAGTAAATAAGTTAAAGCATGACCTGGATTTTGACCCTGAATGGTTTTTTGAAAGTAAAGAGGATGATGAAAGCAGAACATCCAAAACAAATACTGcaagatcagctgactcaattagCAGGCGTTTGGAAGAAAGCTTGGCTTCTAGCCGTACAGAAGGAAACACTAGAGAGAGCAAAGGTAGGCCTGGATGTTTTAAGCAGAACTTCAGATCATCTACAAATGCaccaacacagaaaaaagcagttGCAGTGTCTATTCAATCAAGTCTGAGAAGAAACAGCACAGCAACTAATAATACTACCCAAAGTAAAACTCTTTTAAAGGCAAATCAAAAGCTTTTAAAGAATGGAGATGAGCAGTCTGAAACAGTAGATGCAGGCTCAGGCAGTGCGTCAGAAGGTGAGGATACAGATGTAAAATGCGTGAGGGATGCAACAGAAGAATCAAAGGTAAAAGGCTCTGAAGGTGAATCTGACCAGAAAGCTGCAGCAGTTTCAAATGAGGAACAGCTTAAGAGGAAAGATAACAATGAGATGGAGGAGGAAATAGAGGAATCTCCAACAGAAGAAGATCGTTCACATCTGAAGGATGATTCTGCTTCTGAAGAAGAAACATCAGAAGGAAAGGATGGTTGTGAACTTGAAGAAGAATCTGAAATAAAAGAGGAAGCTCCTCATTCTGATAGTGGTCCTGGATCACGGCATACTTCTGATATAGAAGACAGCACAGTagaagaaaacaagaataaaccATTGCACACAGATAGTTACCAAAGGAAGCAGGCACTCAGTTTGCAGGAAAAATCAGTATTTGACATTAAGAAAGAGTTCCCAAAACAGGAACACTCAAATGATTTGGAAAAAGGCTGGTCTAAACAGGTGCCATCACTATGGAAAATTGCCTCACCAGAAAATGAGGAAAGTTTATCAAATCCCCCTTTGGACTGGCAGAACAGCACAGCAGACAGTGAAGGGGATGATCGGGTAGACAGTACGCTGGAGCAATCAATAGACAGCATGTCTGAGAACTCCTCTGAAGCTGTGCACAGCTTAATACCTGGAGTTGGACTGAGCAGCCAGCAGGCCTAG